The genomic stretch AACACACCCGTGCGAAAGTGGTCTCGTGCAAGCAATCACACACGACAACGACTCCGTGCTGTGCGCGTGCGACCTCGACGCCCTCGTGCGTCACGTCGAAACGCTCGAGCAGACGCACGCGGTGCGCATTCTCAAGCAACCCGCCGTATGTCTCACGATGATACGCGCCGAGGACTCCCTCGAGCAGCAGGGCTTCTATCTGGGCGAGGCGCTGACCACCGAGTGCGAAGTCGAAGTCGACGGCGCCATCGGCTACGGTCTCTGCCTCGGCGAGGAACCGGTCCGTGCCTACTGCATCGCCGTGTGCGACGCGCTTCTCCACGGCGAAGAGGGTCCCCGCGCCGCGCCCTCCGCGCTCGACGCGTTTCTCGCGCACCAACGCGAGATCGTCGAGCAGCGCGACCGCGAAGAGTTCCACCACGTGCTCCGCTCTCAAGTGGACTTCAAGCTCATGGAGCAGGACTAGCCGCAACTCTCCGCCTCGAGCATCCCCGCGATCCCTCCGAACACGTCTTCCACTTCCTTCCCATGCTTCGCGAAACAACCTACGACGAGGTCTTCGACGGCCAGCGTCACTTCCGCACTCTGCTCGATTCCATGGCGCGCCCCGGTCGTATCAATCGCCTCGGCCGAGTCGCCATACAACCTCCCGGAGCGCTTTCGCACGCCGCCGCGTGCGTCGCTTTCGCCCTCCTCGATGCCGACGTGACGTATCATACCTCTGGATACGGGGAACAGGAGGACGCCTACCTCCGGCTCAACACCGCCTCGCGCCACGTCGAGGCCTCCACCGCGGACTTCCTCTTCCTCTTCGGCACAGGCTCGCCCGCGCCGCTGCATGAAGCTCGCACCGGACTTCTCGCCTATCCCGACGCGAGCGCGACGGCCGTCCTCCAAGTCGGGCCGATCGGCAAGTCCTCCGCCACCGGCGGACTTCAGCTCGAGCTCTCCGGTCCCGGCATCGAATCGCGCGAGATCGTCTTCGTCGCCGGTCTCCGGCCCGAGTTCCTCGAAATCCTCGCCGAGCGCAATCGCGAGTTTCCCCTCGGTCTCGACGCCATCCTCGTCTCTCCCGACGACTGCGTCCTCTGCCTCCCCCGCACGACGAAAGTCGCGTGGACCAACCTCTGAACGACGCCGACGCACCATGGGATACGTAGCCATCAAGGGCGGCGAAGACGCCATCGCCCAATCCAATCGCCTCGTCGAATATTACCGCCTGCGCGACCGCTCGGAACCGCTCGCGATCGAGCAGATCCAGGGGCAGTTTCGTCTCCTCTCCGACAAGATCATGGGCGAAGCCTCGCTCTATGCTCCGGAGCACGCCGCGCTCGTGATTAAGCAGAACGAAGGCGACGTCTTCGAGTCCGCCTTCATGCTCCGCGCCTACCGCGCCACGCTTCAACGGCGCTACTGGTCCGAGACGCTCGACACCCGCGCGATGTTCGTGCGGCGGCGCATCTCGTCCGCGTTTCGCGAGATCCCAGGAGGACAGATTCTCGGACCCACGCGCGACTACACACAGCGACTGCTCGACTCCTCGCTGGTTCGCGAGACGCTCGGTTCGATCGAGGAGTTTCTCTCCGGCTTCGAGCTTCCGCTCGATCCGACCGCTCTTGCGCACCCGCGCTGTCTGCCGAAGGTGATCGATCTGCTGACGTCCCAAGGGCTCCTGCGCCCCGTCGACGGTGACGCCGATCGCCGTGTGGTCGACGTCACGCGTGAAGCGATCAAGTTTCCCGCTCCGCGCTCCGCTTCGCTGCAGATGCTGGCCCGTGCCGAGACCGGTGGGCTGATGGCTCTCGCCTACAGCGCCCAGCGCGGCTTCGGCTCTACCCACGCCACGGTCGGCGAGCTGCGCGTAGGCGAGGTTCCGCTCCGCGTCCGCGACGCCCGCGGACGCGTCCGACACGTCGGACGCATCCGCCTCACCGAGGCCGAGATGATCTCCAAGATCCGCGTGCGAGCCAAGGACGCCGTTCCGTATTTGTCTCTCGGATACGGTCTGTGCTTCGGCCAGAACGAAACGAAGGCGATCTGCATGGGCATCCTCGACCGCGCCATGCGCACCGGCGGCGACGCGCCCTGCCAGAGCCAGGAGTTCGTGCTCTATCACACCGAGGGGATCGAGAGCTACGGTTTCACCAACCACCTCAAGCTGCCCCACTACGTCACGTTCCAGTCGGGCCTCACGAACCTCCGCCAGGCCGTCGAGCGTCGCGACAAGAAGCGCGGACGTCTCGGCTTCGGCATGTCCGACGCGCGCGCCAAGGAACAACCCACCGCATGACTCCCGTCCGTCCGACGTCACACTCATGATCACCGCCGAGAAGTTCAGCCACACCTACAATTTCGGCTTCATCGACGAAGCCACCAAGAAGGAGATCCGCCGCAAGATCCTCAAGGCGACCGCCATCCCGGGCTACCAGGTCCCCTACTCGTCGCCCGAGATGCCGATCGCGCGTGGCTGGGGCACCGGCGGACTGCACGCCACGCTCTCCCTCATCGGCCCCGAGGACGTGCTCAAGGTGATCGATCAAGGCAGCGACGCCTCGGTCAACGCCTGCAACCTGCGCGATTTCGTCCGCCGCATGACGAACTGCCGCACGACGTTCGACACCGCCGAGGCCACGCTGATCCAGACGCGCCACCGCAAACCCGAGGAGATCCTCGGCGAGAAACAGATCATCGTGTTTCAGGTACCGCAGCCAGAACCCCTTCGCGGCGTCGAGCGCTTCGAGTTCAAGACCCGCCAGATGCATGCCGAGGCCGACT from Opitutales bacterium ASA1 encodes the following:
- a CDS encoding alpha-D-ribose 1-methylphosphonate 5-phosphate C-P-lyase PhnJ yields the protein MITAEKFSHTYNFGFIDEATKKEIRRKILKATAIPGYQVPYSSPEMPIARGWGTGGLHATLSLIGPEDVLKVIDQGSDASVNACNLRDFVRRMTNCRTTFDTAEATLIQTRHRKPEEILGEKQIIVFQVPQPEPLRGVERFEFKTRQMHAEADYAKMWVSLYESYVKFGAIMNGAGYPVRVNGRYIMTPSPIPRWDVPNLSMAPCLHVFSAGREKRIHVVPPWTKVEPLEFEDVKFRVEEFAEVRCAASGGDRAFMDEIYESENSRKWVINDSSFLDKIRAGHRPPQRLFSNPEA
- the phnH gene encoding phosphonate C-P lyase system protein PhnH produces the protein MARPGRINRLGRVAIQPPGALSHAAACVAFALLDADVTYHTSGYGEQEDAYLRLNTASRHVEASTADFLFLFGTGSPAPLHEARTGLLAYPDASATAVLQVGPIGKSSATGGLQLELSGPGIESREIVFVAGLRPEFLEILAERNREFPLGLDAILVSPDDCVLCLPRTTKVAWTNL
- a CDS encoding carbon-phosphorus lyase complex subunit PhnI, translating into MGYVAIKGGEDAIAQSNRLVEYYRLRDRSEPLAIEQIQGQFRLLSDKIMGEASLYAPEHAALVIKQNEGDVFESAFMLRAYRATLQRRYWSETLDTRAMFVRRRISSAFREIPGGQILGPTRDYTQRLLDSSLVRETLGSIEEFLSGFELPLDPTALAHPRCLPKVIDLLTSQGLLRPVDGDADRRVVDVTREAIKFPAPRSASLQMLARAETGGLMALAYSAQRGFGSTHATVGELRVGEVPLRVRDARGRVRHVGRIRLTEAEMISKIRVRAKDAVPYLSLGYGLCFGQNETKAICMGILDRAMRTGGDAPCQSQEFVLYHTEGIESYGFTNHLKLPHYVTFQSGLTNLRQAVERRDKKRGRLGFGMSDARAKEQPTA